One window of the Triticum dicoccoides isolate Atlit2015 ecotype Zavitan chromosome 3B, WEW_v2.0, whole genome shotgun sequence genome contains the following:
- the LOC119278233 gene encoding ubiquitin-conjugating enzyme E2 27-like: MVDVSRVQKELTECNRDSDISGVSIALHDGGSSITHLTGTIAGPRDSPYEGGTFRIDIRLPGGYPFEPPKMQFITKVWHPNISSQNGAICLDILKDQWSPALTLKTALLSLQALLSAPAPDDPQDAVVAQQYLRDKATFVSTARYWTEAFAKGDSTGMEEKVQKLVEMGFPEDKVRSALKSVNGDENLALEKLCSG, encoded by the exons ATGGTGGACGTGTCGCGCGTGCAGAAGGAGCTGACGGAGTGCAACCGGGACTCGGACATCTCCGGCGTCTCCATCGCGCTCCACGACGGGGGCTCCAGCATCACCCACCTCACCGGCACCATCGCCGGGCCCCGCGACAGCCCCTACGAGGGCGGCACCTTCCGCATCGACATCCGCCTGCCAG GTGGCTATCCCTTTGAGCCTCCTAAGATGCAGTTCATCACCAAAGTATG GCACCCGAATATTAGCAGCCAGAATGGAGCAATTTGCTTGGACATACTGAAAGATCAGTGGAGCCCAGCCCTTACCTTGAAGACGGCATTGCTATCCCTTCAAGCTCTTCTTTCTGCTCCTGCCCCTGATGATCCTCAGGACGCTGTTGTTGCACAGCAG TATCTGCGTGACAAGGCCACATTTGTTAGTACTGCTCGCTATTGGACCGAGGCATTTGCGAAGGGCGACTCCACTGGCATGGAAGAAAAG GTGCAGAAGCTGGTCGAGATGGGCTTCCCCGAGGATAAGGTGAGAAGCGCCCTGAAGAGTGTGAACGGCGACGAGAACCTGGCTCTCGAGAAGCTCTGCTCCGGCTGA